One part of the Patescibacteria group bacterium genome encodes these proteins:
- the gatB gene encoding Asp-tRNA(Asn)/Glu-tRNA(Gln) amidotransferase subunit GatB — protein MDYDVIIGLEIHAELKTKSKMFCACDNDSLGKEANSCVCPVCLGHPGTLPVPNKAAIEWTIMTGLALNCQINRISKFDRKNYFYPDLPKGYQISQYDLPLAYNGYLEIDGDKIEITRIHLEEDTGKSMHNRDHTLLDFNRAGTPLMELVTEPVMKNAAQAKSFCQSYQQILRYLGVANANMEKGELRCEANVSLQKPGGWEYRDGQILAIGKNKLNPKVEVKNINSFRALEKAINFEIVRQSEALKNHKIIIAETRGWDDNKNMTVSQRIKETSADYRYFPEPDIPLLKISDTEIEKLQADLPELPIAKKKRFLSEYGLDPKMVEVLITDKKIAAWTEEVISELKAWTETRGDDIAGQDKRLARLAANWISGEILKILNAQEESDIRKLKITPEDMAELICLIYEGRINSSTGQKVLSIMAESGRDPEEIVKEQGLEQSHDQDEIKNAATKVIANYPDQVNEYLKGKTNIIQFLIGKVMAETQGRANPQIAKEALEHFLNKPPKL, from the coding sequence ATGGACTATGATGTCATAATCGGCTTGGAGATACACGCCGAGTTAAAAACTAAATCAAAGATGTTCTGCGCCTGCGATAATGATTCGCTTGGCAAAGAAGCTAACTCTTGCGTCTGTCCGGTGTGCCTTGGACATCCCGGCACCTTACCCGTGCCTAACAAGGCGGCCATCGAGTGGACGATCATGACTGGCTTGGCTTTGAATTGCCAAATTAACCGTATTTCTAAATTCGATAGGAAGAACTATTTCTACCCTGACCTACCTAAAGGCTATCAAATTTCCCAATATGATCTCCCCCTAGCCTATAACGGCTATTTAGAGATAGATGGCGATAAAATTGAAATTACCCGCATACACCTAGAAGAGGACACTGGCAAATCAATGCATAATCGCGACCATACCCTATTAGACTTCAACCGGGCCGGTACGCCACTAATGGAACTGGTTACTGAACCAGTGATGAAAAATGCCGCCCAAGCAAAAAGCTTTTGCCAATCATATCAGCAAATATTGAGATATCTCGGAGTTGCTAACGCCAACATGGAAAAGGGCGAACTGCGCTGTGAAGCCAATGTCAGTCTGCAGAAACCTGGGGGATGGGAATACAGGGATGGACAAATTTTAGCAATCGGAAAAAACAAGCTTAACCCTAAAGTCGAAGTAAAGAATATAAACTCTTTCCGCGCCCTCGAGAAGGCTATCAATTTTGAAATTGTCAGACAGTCGGAAGCTCTAAAAAACCACAAGATAATTATTGCTGAAACCAGGGGCTGGGATGATAACAAAAACATGACGGTCAGCCAGAGGATTAAAGAAACTTCAGCTGACTATCGCTATTTCCCTGAGCCAGATATCCCGCTTCTCAAGATTTCCGACACCGAAATAGAAAAATTACAAGCTGATCTACCAGAATTGCCCATCGCCAAGAAAAAACGTTTCCTTTCTGAATACGGACTTGATCCTAAGATGGTCGAGGTTCTGATAACGGATAAGAAAATAGCCGCCTGGACTGAAGAGGTAATTTCTGAACTCAAGGCCTGGACAGAGACTAGGGGGGATGATATCGCCGGACAAGACAAGCGCTTAGCCCGTCTGGCCGCTAATTGGATTAGCGGAGAAATCCTAAAAATCCTGAACGCTCAAGAAGAAAGCGATATTAGGAAACTAAAAATCACTCCGGAAGACATGGCTGAGTTGATTTGCCTAATCTATGAAGGTCGCATCAATTCTTCAACCGGCCAGAAGGTCTTATCCATAATGGCGGAAAGCGGACGCGACCCAGAAGAAATAGTTAAAGAACAAGGTCTAGAACAGAGTCATGACCAGGATGAGATAAAAAATGCCGCCACTAAAGTAATCGCCAATTATCCCGACCAGGTCAATGAATATCTAAAAGGTAAAACTAATATTATCCAATTCCTTATCGGCAAAGTAATGGCTGAGACCCAGGGTCGAGCCAATCCCCAAATTGCCAAAGAAGCTTTAGAACATTTTTTAAATAAACCACCAAAACTCTAA
- a CDS encoding glycosyltransferase family 2 protein, with protein sequence MSKLIGVILINYKDYAAKYLEACFASLQKQRLGNFSYRVYIVDNASSPESLAFLKKNYPDINIFPRPDGNYAAANNLGIKMALADACDYVTILNMDTELDPDCLFEMATALGSDSQIGIVQAKILLHEANQDKSASLLNSIGNLVHFLGFGFTRGYGQREEAFRQFLESAPYPEIKGYASGCALMMKKELIAKIKGYNEEYYMYHDDLELGLKARLAGYKIVLAPLARIYHKYEFKRSIKMVYYMERNRCLFVLSFYPWALIILLSLPLFLMNLGMIFYALVGGWFPDLSKAYRYYLRPGTYRLIFQERRNIRSFQVVPFKEIAKDFVGQINFQEINNPLLRYIANPILGLYWRLVKLII encoded by the coding sequence ATGTCTAAGTTAATCGGAGTCATCCTGATAAATTATAAAGATTACGCCGCTAAGTATTTAGAGGCTTGTTTTGCCAGCCTGCAAAAACAGAGGCTTGGAAATTTTTCTTATCGGGTTTATATCGTTGATAACGCCTCTAGCCCGGAATCTTTAGCTTTTTTGAAAAAAAATTATCCTGACATTAATATTTTTCCTCGGCCGGATGGCAACTATGCTGCCGCCAATAATTTAGGCATTAAGATGGCGCTCGCTGACGCTTGCGATTATGTGACAATCCTTAACATGGATACGGAGTTGGATCCGGATTGCCTGTTTGAGATGGCCACCGCCTTGGGCAGCGATTCCCAGATAGGGATTGTCCAGGCTAAGATTCTTCTCCATGAGGCAAATCAGGATAAGTCCGCTTCGCTTTTAAATAGCATCGGTAACCTGGTTCATTTTTTGGGCTTCGGCTTTACCCGCGGCTATGGCCAGAGAGAAGAAGCTTTTAGGCAATTTTTGGAATCCGCTCCTTATCCAGAGATTAAGGGCTATGCCAGCGGCTGCGCTTTGATGATGAAGAAAGAATTGATCGCTAAGATCAAGGGCTATAATGAAGAGTACTACATGTACCATGATGATTTGGAATTAGGATTAAAAGCTAGATTAGCCGGTTATAAGATTGTATTAGCGCCTCTTGCCCGCATTTATCATAAGTATGAATTCAAGCGCAGTATCAAGATGGTTTATTATATGGAAAGGAATCGCTGCCTTTTTGTACTTTCTTTTTATCCTTGGGCTTTAATCATCTTATTGTCCTTGCCTCTTTTCTTGATGAATCTTGGCATGATCTTTTATGCTTTGGTCGGCGGCTGGTTTCCAGATTTAAGCAAGGCTTACCGTTATTATCTCAGGCCGGGAACCTATCGTTTGATTTTTCAAGAGAGGCGGAACATAAGATCATTCCAGGTAGTACCCTTTAAAGAAATAGCTAAAGATTTCGTCGGCCAGATTAATTTTCAAGAAATTAATAATCCTTTGCTGCGCTATATAGCCAACCCGATATTGGGCCTGTATTGGCGTTTAGTTAAACTAATCATCTAG
- the murA gene encoding UDP-N-acetylglucosamine 1-carboxyvinyltransferase: MPKFLISGGRPLKGEISVEGAKNNAQIMLPVALLSDQDMTISNLPNIDGVDKSLELLQDLGATVKRQEKAVTISTKNVKKVELDAKLADKFRTSVMFVGPLLARLGEVKFPHPGGCVIGAAGRPIDFFLDFLTKMGAELEMQEKFYHIKAENLRGCEYFFPTISVTGTQSLIMTACLVPGRTVIGNAAMEPEIEVLAEYLNAQGAKIQGAGTPTIIIDGVASIQAGNYNVIPDRLEAGSFALMAAATKSEILIKNCWPKHITSLLTIFEKIGVKYEKGEDWLKILASQEIKPYDIKTHEYPGFPTDLQAPYVVLMTQAQGTSLIQETIYDRRLLWTDMLSQMGANITMCDPHRIVINGPSRLYGKKLISPDIRAGIALVIAALIASGTTEIDNIYQLDRGYERLDERLRQLGADIKRVE, encoded by the coding sequence ATGCCTAAATTCTTGATTAGTGGTGGCCGACCCCTAAAGGGAGAAATAAGCGTTGAAGGGGCCAAAAACAATGCCCAGATCATGCTGCCGGTAGCCCTTTTATCTGACCAGGACATGACTATCAGTAACCTGCCAAACATCGATGGCGTCGATAAGTCTTTAGAGCTGCTTCAAGATTTAGGAGCCACAGTCAAACGCCAAGAAAAAGCTGTCACTATAAGCACTAAAAATGTCAAAAAGGTGGAACTGGATGCTAAGCTAGCCGATAAATTCAGAACCTCGGTCATGTTTGTCGGCCCGCTACTGGCACGCCTAGGAGAAGTGAAATTTCCCCATCCGGGCGGTTGTGTCATCGGAGCCGCCGGCCGACCGATTGATTTTTTCTTAGACTTCTTGACCAAAATGGGCGCCGAACTAGAAATGCAAGAAAAGTTCTATCACATCAAAGCTGAAAACCTGAGGGGTTGCGAATATTTCTTCCCCACCATCAGCGTCACTGGAACCCAGAGCTTGATCATGACTGCCTGTTTAGTCCCAGGTCGAACCGTTATCGGTAACGCCGCCATGGAGCCGGAAATAGAAGTCTTGGCGGAATACTTAAATGCCCAAGGCGCTAAGATCCAGGGCGCTGGCACGCCCACAATCATCATCGACGGAGTGGCAAGCATCCAGGCTGGCAATTATAATGTCATCCCTGATCGTCTAGAAGCGGGATCTTTCGCTCTGATGGCTGCCGCTACAAAATCAGAAATCCTGATTAAAAATTGTTGGCCTAAACACATCACTAGCCTTTTAACTATTTTTGAAAAAATCGGAGTTAAATATGAAAAGGGAGAAGATTGGCTAAAAATTCTAGCTAGTCAGGAGATAAAGCCTTATGATATCAAGACCCATGAATATCCAGGCTTCCCGACTGATTTGCAAGCGCCTTATGTAGTGCTGATGACGCAGGCTCAGGGCACTTCCTTGATCCAAGAAACTATTTATGACCGCCGCCTACTTTGGACGGACATGCTTTCCCAGATGGGAGCGAACATCACGATGTGCGATCCGCACCGCATCGTGATTAACGGTCCAAGCCGTTTATACGGAAAGAAACTAATCAGCCCGGATATCCGAGCCGGGATCGCCCTGGTAATTGCTGCTTTAATCGCTTCGGGAACGACCGAGATAGATAACATCTACCAGCTTGATCGGGGATATGAAAGATTAGATGAGCGCCTCCGCCAGCTGGGAGCGGATATAAAAAGGGTGGAATAA
- a CDS encoding glycosyltransferase, whose amino-acid sequence MDLSIVIVNYKSQDKLRRLLASLRAADFSGIQSEIIVVENNSGDDLGDLEALAKVIKSPRNLGMGGGNNLGISQSQGEYVAIMNPDTLVKADSLKILYNYIKQHPEVGLVGPKLVYPDGSLQYSCSRFPGFWIPILRRTFLGDYFRQVRDSFMMLDFNHDLISEVDWLMGSCLMFKRDLRFDERYFMYFEDTDLARQVRSRGLKVIYNPEAVVVHDHQRASAELPWYQAIFKSRLAWLHILSWWKYFLKWGLKSKI is encoded by the coding sequence ATGGACCTATCGATCGTAATTGTGAACTATAAAAGCCAGGATAAATTGCGGCGTTTGTTAGCCTCTTTGCGGGCGGCTGATTTTTCAGGCATCCAATCCGAAATTATTGTTGTAGAAAATAATTCCGGAGACGACCTGGGAGATTTAGAGGCGCTAGCAAAAGTCATCAAAAGTCCCCGCAACCTGGGTATGGGTGGCGGAAACAACTTGGGTATTAGCCAATCGCAAGGGGAATATGTCGCCATCATGAATCCTGATACTTTAGTTAAAGCCGATTCTCTAAAAATATTGTATAATTATATCAAGCAACACCCTGAAGTCGGCTTAGTCGGTCCGAAACTAGTATATCCCGACGGCTCTTTGCAATATTCTTGTTCCCGTTTTCCAGGTTTTTGGATCCCGATCTTGCGCCGCACTTTCTTGGGGGATTATTTTCGACAGGTCCGGGATTCTTTCATGATGCTTGATTTTAATCACGATCTGATCAGCGAAGTTGATTGGTTGATGGGGTCTTGTCTGATGTTTAAAAGAGACCTGAGATTTGATGAACGTTATTTCATGTATTTTGAAGACACTGATTTAGCCCGTCAAGTGAGAAGTCGCGGCTTGAAAGTCATTTATAACCCAGAAGCGGTCGTTGTTCATGATCATCAACGGGCTAGTGCGGAGCTTCCTTGGTACCAGGCAATCTTCAAGAGTCGTCTGGCCTGGCTCCACATTCTTTCCTGGTGGAAATACTTTTTGAAATGGGGACTTAAAAGCAAAATATAA
- a CDS encoding glycosyltransferase family 2 protein: MDISVVIVSWNVKEQLRENLKALYASQVKFSWEVFVVDNASEDGSQEMLKEFFPGVKLIANDSNLGFAKANNIAIRQAQGRFILLLNPDMRLQTDTLEKMLDFMANKKSAVVAGARLLDREGKVLPQVRNFPTFWDQALVILKLPHLFPGLLSKYLQKNFDYSQASKVASIRGSFFLIDRLAYQAISGQDKPLLDERYFVWFEEVDFCRQVYKLGGEVWYNPEATALDLVGQSFKQIGIGRTQSYFQSSMLAYFQKWEPAWQYRVLSCLWPLGSFLAKLYTVGKKILAK, translated from the coding sequence ATGGATATATCAGTCGTCATCGTCTCTTGGAATGTTAAAGAGCAGTTACGGGAAAACCTGAAAGCTTTATATGCTTCCCAAGTTAAATTTTCTTGGGAGGTTTTTGTCGTCGATAATGCTTCTGAGGACGGCAGCCAGGAAATGCTTAAAGAGTTTTTCCCAGGGGTTAAACTGATCGCTAACGATTCCAACCTCGGTTTTGCTAAGGCCAACAATATTGCTATCAGACAAGCTCAGGGGCGCTTTATCCTCTTGCTCAATCCGGATATGCGCTTGCAAACCGATACTTTGGAGAAGATGCTGGATTTTATGGCTAACAAAAAGTCCGCAGTGGTAGCCGGCGCCCGTCTCTTAGATAGGGAGGGGAAGGTTTTACCTCAAGTTCGAAATTTTCCCACTTTTTGGGATCAAGCTTTAGTGATTTTGAAGCTACCCCACTTATTTCCAGGCCTCTTGTCTAAATATCTGCAGAAAAATTTTGATTATTCTCAGGCGTCTAAAGTCGCTTCTATCCGCGGTTCTTTTTTCTTAATCGATCGTCTAGCTTATCAGGCAATCAGCGGCCAAGACAAACCTTTATTAGATGAAAGATATTTTGTCTGGTTTGAAGAGGTTGATTTTTGCCGCCAGGTTTATAAATTAGGGGGCGAGGTTTGGTATAATCCTGAGGCAACCGCTCTTGATCTGGTCGGGCAAAGCTTCAAGCAAATCGGGATTGGACGGACGCAATCATATTTTCAATCTTCTATGCTTGCCTATTTCCAGAAATGGGAGCCAGCTTGGCAATATCGGGTCTTGTCATGTCTGTGGCCTCTAGGAAGCTTTCTAGCCAAACTATACACTGTTGGCAAAAAGATCCTAGCTAAATAA
- a CDS encoding FAD-dependent thymidylate synthase, with amino-acid sequence MANIFIYDEFNPEDSAMMQALYSRSPKSVTEHVEKVKSSGSGKFMETFYVGYGHASIADCGSTTMFIEGVSMLADKAIQDWQLYSGQETSTRYIDMSKQAIIDPIASPESAAILKNWMDFYISNQEKIQAYLQTKYPKKADEDEAVYLKAIKARGFDIMRGFLPAGITTQLSWHTNLRQAWDKLALLLHHPLEEVRTIAQEIYRQLKEKYPHSFSHPYNEDQEKYRENMMAKYNYYHSTNATDFAFLTTIKNEEISDYQDAFDSRPPKTSLPNFLNDLGTCTFKFLLDFGSFRDIQRHRSGICRMPLLSTELGFNPWYLEQLPENLKLEAEKLIATQKEAIAKLDASPEIKQYYIGMGFNVFCRNTYPLAATAYVVELRSGKAVHPTLRRVAHKMAAAISSSLPNFKLYCDLDLDDWDIRRGLADIVKK; translated from the coding sequence ATGGCGAACATTTTCATTTACGACGAATTCAATCCCGAAGATAGCGCGATGATGCAAGCGCTCTATTCCCGTAGCCCTAAAAGCGTAACCGAGCATGTCGAGAAAGTAAAAAGCAGTGGCTCAGGCAAATTCATGGAAACCTTCTACGTCGGCTATGGCCACGCCTCGATTGCCGATTGCGGTAGTACAACCATGTTCATCGAGGGCGTCAGCATGCTAGCTGATAAAGCTATCCAGGATTGGCAACTATACAGCGGCCAAGAAACCAGCACGCGTTATATAGATATGTCCAAACAAGCGATCATCGACCCTATCGCTAGCCCGGAATCAGCGGCCATTTTAAAAAACTGGATGGACTTTTATATCAGCAATCAAGAAAAAATACAAGCCTATTTACAAACTAAATATCCGAAAAAAGCTGATGAAGATGAAGCGGTTTATCTAAAAGCTATCAAAGCCCGCGGCTTCGACATCATGCGCGGCTTCCTGCCAGCCGGGATTACTACCCAGCTTAGTTGGCACACGAATCTTCGCCAGGCCTGGGACAAGTTAGCCCTGCTCTTGCACCACCCCCTGGAAGAAGTCCGGACGATTGCTCAAGAAATCTATCGTCAGCTAAAAGAGAAATACCCGCACAGCTTCTCTCACCCTTATAACGAAGACCAGGAAAAATATCGGGAAAACATGATGGCCAAATATAATTACTATCACTCAACTAATGCGACTGATTTCGCTTTCTTGACCACGATTAAAAATGAAGAGATCAGCGACTACCAAGATGCCTTTGACTCCCGTCCGCCAAAAACCAGCCTGCCTAATTTCTTAAATGACCTTGGTACTTGCACTTTTAAATTCTTGCTTGACTTCGGCTCTTTCCGAGACATCCAAAGACATCGCAGCGGCATCTGCCGCATGCCCCTTCTTAGCACCGAGCTCGGTTTCAACCCCTGGTATTTAGAGCAATTACCTGAAAATTTAAAGCTAGAGGCAGAAAAACTAATTGCTACCCAAAAAGAAGCTATCGCTAAATTGGACGCCAGTCCAGAAATCAAGCAATATTACATCGGCATGGGCTTCAACGTCTTCTGTCGTAATACCTACCCCCTGGCGGCAACAGCTTATGTCGTCGAACTTAGGTCGGGCAAGGCTGTCCATCCGACCTTACGCCGCGTCGCGCATAAGATGGCGGCGGCGATTAGCAGCTCCCTGCCTAATTTCAAATTGTACTGCGATTTAGATCTGGATGACTGGGACATCCGTCGCGGCCTAGCGGATATCGTTAAAAAATAA
- a CDS encoding DUF167 domain-containing protein: MLEKFKQQLSAKKELYLRIKVSPRAPFSGVQQLMVDDTLKIAIAAPPQRGRANLELIRFLAEEFEVDKSNIKILAGAGEALKLVKILQ; the protein is encoded by the coding sequence ATGCTAGAAAAGTTTAAACAACAGCTCTCTGCAAAAAAAGAGCTATATTTAAGGATAAAAGTCAGTCCGCGGGCTCCATTTTCCGGGGTTCAGCAGCTTATGGTAGATGACACCTTGAAAATAGCCATCGCCGCCCCACCCCAACGCGGGCGGGCCAACCTGGAATTGATCCGCTTCCTAGCCGAAGAATTCGAGGTTGATAAGTCTAACATTAAGATCTTGGCTGGTGCCGGCGAAGCTTTGAAGCTGGTTAAGATTTTACAGTAA
- a CDS encoding PEGA domain-containing protein, whose translation MTHKTRRWLYRFFILLFIILTSYTSLYATGYQLNLRGPWRLKRLIVKTGTLAINSQPSGASIYINDKKQSDFSWKNFNGKTLATPAKIKSLAPGEYEIRLEKDGYWPWEKRLNINAEQTTYAEDINLFKKDSILNILECGCQEIDLNPNQRYLLLKQGKKIIDLRNNRDFKLDIKEEITSYQWLKDSDRVLINNRLFDLSTNSWTDYQEIIGPEIKNLFYDETSNRLYYQYKDSLNYFENNKKISQNLIDKKDYSSFYLKDDRLFLLRKKGQTQVLESYNLKSHALKELSLPAGGNYSFHLGDSAWLEIFEEKSRSLFLVDPEFFMLPREGLKNFRGGLWLQADKLLYHTDFEIYLFDLKQNTKTLMDRVGYPIKDLVWQAKNNYLIYATSESINSLDLSNHNSTRLLAAENISSIFLDSKNNTLYFTATINQKSGLYKMIVQ comes from the coding sequence ATGACTCACAAAACCCGCCGCTGGCTTTATCGCTTCTTCATCCTGCTATTTATCATCCTGACAAGCTATACTTCCCTCTACGCCACCGGCTACCAACTTAATCTCCGAGGTCCTTGGCGCTTAAAGCGCTTAATCGTCAAAACCGGGACCCTAGCTATCAATTCCCAACCCAGCGGGGCTAGCATTTATATTAATGACAAAAAACAATCAGATTTCTCTTGGAAAAATTTCAATGGCAAAACCTTAGCTACGCCCGCTAAAATAAAAAGCTTGGCTCCGGGAGAATATGAAATCCGCCTGGAGAAAGATGGCTACTGGCCCTGGGAAAAACGTTTGAATATAAATGCCGAACAAACGACCTACGCTGAAGACATTAATCTCTTCAAGAAAGATTCGATTCTAAATATCTTGGAATGTGGCTGCCAAGAAATAGATTTAAACCCGAACCAGCGCTACCTGCTCTTGAAACAAGGGAAAAAAATCATCGATCTCCGGAATAACCGGGATTTTAAATTAGATATCAAAGAAGAAATAACTAGTTACCAATGGTTAAAAGACAGCGATCGGGTATTAATCAATAATCGCTTGTTCGACCTAAGCACTAATAGCTGGACGGATTACCAAGAAATTATCGGTCCGGAAATCAAGAACCTATTCTATGATGAAACCAGTAACCGTCTGTACTACCAATACAAAGATTCCTTGAATTACTTTGAAAATAACAAAAAAATCAGCCAGAACCTAATAGACAAAAAGGATTACTCAAGCTTTTATCTCAAGGATGACCGCCTATTCTTATTAAGAAAAAAAGGGCAAACCCAGGTACTAGAATCATACAACTTAAAAAGTCATGCCCTTAAAGAATTATCCTTACCCGCTGGTGGCAATTATAGCTTCCATCTCGGTGATTCCGCCTGGCTGGAAATATTCGAAGAGAAAAGCCGCTCCCTTTTCCTAGTCGATCCAGAATTTTTCATGTTGCCGCGAGAAGGCTTGAAAAATTTCCGGGGCGGCCTGTGGCTACAAGCTGACAAACTACTCTATCACACTGATTTTGAAATATATCTCTTCGATCTAAAACAGAACACTAAGACCTTAATGGATCGGGTCGGATATCCGATCAAGGACCTCGTCTGGCAAGCCAAAAATAACTATCTGATTTATGCGACGAGCGAAAGCATCAACAGCCTAGACTTAAGCAACCATAACAGCACCCGGCTGTTGGCGGCAGAAAATATTTCCTCAATCTTCTTGGATAGTAAAAATAATACTCTCTATTTCACGGCGACTATCAACCAGAAAAGCGGTCTATACAAGATGATTGTCCAATAA
- a CDS encoding UTP--glucose-1-phosphate uridylyltransferase: MKIKKAILPVAGFGTRFLPATKAQPKEMLPVVDKPVIQYLVEQAVAAGIEEIIFVTGRGKRAIEDHFDYSFELEKTLVEKNKLDLLEKVKEIDSLAKFSYVRQAIPLGDGHAIKCAAHLVRDDEPVLIMFGDTLYDAKISPVKQVLDVYEKYGDSVVGLSAVGKKEVDKFGVIDGLNLGGGVYEIRRFVEKPPVDKAPSNLAAVGIYVITPEVIKVLAKMDSGKSGEIRLADAFDLMLEGKRPIYGKNIEGEWLDTGNKFNYLKASIKLGLKDKEIGRDLKKLIRDLNKKDFK, from the coding sequence ATGAAAATTAAAAAAGCAATTTTACCCGTCGCCGGTTTCGGCACCCGTTTCTTGCCAGCCACTAAGGCTCAGCCTAAAGAAATGCTGCCGGTAGTTGATAAGCCGGTTATACAATATCTGGTGGAACAAGCCGTGGCTGCCGGTATCGAGGAAATAATTTTCGTGACCGGCCGGGGGAAAAGGGCGATTGAGGATCACTTTGATTATTCATTCGAGCTAGAAAAGACTTTGGTAGAGAAGAACAAATTGGATCTGCTCGAGAAGGTGAAAGAAATAGATAGCTTGGCTAAATTTTCCTATGTCCGCCAAGCGATTCCCTTAGGGGATGGGCACGCCATCAAATGCGCCGCCCACTTAGTGCGGGATGATGAACCGGTCTTGATCATGTTCGGCGATACCTTGTATGACGCAAAAATTTCTCCGGTTAAGCAGGTTTTGGATGTTTATGAAAAATATGGCGATTCGGTTGTCGGCCTATCAGCGGTTGGCAAGAAAGAAGTTGATAAGTTCGGCGTCATCGACGGCTTGAACCTGGGTGGCGGCGTTTACGAAATCAGGCGCTTCGTGGAAAAGCCGCCGGTAGATAAGGCCCCGTCTAATCTAGCCGCCGTTGGTATCTATGTCATTACTCCGGAAGTAATCAAAGTCTTAGCCAAGATGGATTCTGGCAAGTCAGGCGAAATTCGCTTGGCCGACGCTTTCGATTTGATGTTGGAAGGGAAAAGGCCAATCTATGGAAAGAACATAGAGGGGGAGTGGCTGGACACTGGCAACAAATTTAATTATCTCAAGGCTTCAATCAAGCTGGGTTTGAAAGATAAAGAAATCGGCCGCGATCTGAAAAAGCTCATCCGGGATTTGAATAAGAAAGATTTCAAATAA
- a CDS encoding cytidine/deoxycytidylate deaminase family protein, whose amino-acid sequence MSENNGYKRPSWDEYFIQIMNMVGSRGTCDRGRSGCVITKDKRLIASGYVGSPIGCPHCDEEGHEMHTVIHEDGHESRHCIRTAHAEQNAICEAARMGISLEGATLYCKMTPCYTCAKMIINAGIKRVVAEQDYHAGNRSKEIFKEAGVVYELLNSTVTKYEDQ is encoded by the coding sequence ATGAGCGAAAACAACGGATATAAACGCCCATCTTGGGATGAATATTTCATCCAGATAATGAATATGGTTGGCAGCCGCGGTACCTGTGATCGGGGCCGTAGCGGCTGTGTCATCACCAAAGATAAACGATTGATTGCCTCTGGTTACGTCGGCTCCCCGATCGGCTGCCCTCACTGCGATGAAGAAGGGCATGAAATGCATACTGTCATCCATGAAGACGGTCATGAAAGCCGACATTGTATCCGGACCGCCCACGCCGAACAGAATGCTATCTGTGAGGCCGCTCGTATGGGCATCTCCCTGGAAGGCGCCACTTTGTATTGCAAGATGACTCCCTGCTATACCTGTGCCAAGATGATAATCAATGCCGGCATCAAGCGGGTCGTCGCTGAACAAGACTATCATGCCGGAAATCGCAGTAAAGAAATATTTAAAGAGGCTGGCGTTGTCTATGAACTGCTCAATAGCACCGTCACTAAATATGAAGACCAATAA
- a CDS encoding AAA family ATPase, with protein sequence MSKIILGFAGPLASGKEVAKKYLETEHQASVHRFSAMLRDILNRLYLPISRENMQNLSFDLRQRFGEDTLARVIAEDVKNDPHGIIVIDGVRRLDDIASLKDVPGFSLISIDADPKIRYERMKCRNENKGDADKSYDDFLADGQREAELQIPEVMATAKFHIDNNGDLPNLYQQIETILDALGKQ encoded by the coding sequence ATGTCCAAAATCATCCTCGGCTTCGCCGGCCCTCTGGCTAGTGGTAAAGAAGTCGCTAAAAAATATTTAGAGACCGAACATCAGGCTAGCGTCCATCGCTTCTCTGCGATGCTTCGCGATATCTTAAACCGTCTCTACTTACCGATTAGCCGGGAGAACATGCAAAACTTATCTTTTGATTTACGCCAACGCTTCGGCGAAGACACCTTGGCCCGCGTCATCGCTGAAGACGTAAAAAATGACCCCCATGGCATAATCGTCATCGACGGTGTCAGACGCCTGGATGATATCGCCAGCCTAAAAGATGTCCCCGGCTTCTCTCTGATCAGTATCGATGCCGATCCTAAAATCCGCTACGAACGGATGAAATGCCGTAATGAAAATAAAGGCGATGCCGATAAAAGCTATGATGATTTTTTGGCGGACGGCCAACGTGAAGCTGAACTGCAGATACCCGAAGTGATGGCCACCGCTAAATTCCATATTGATAACAACGGCGACCTGCCAAATCTATACCAGCAGATAGAAACGATATTGGACGCCTTAGGTAAACAATAA